The following are encoded together in the Blautia obeum ATCC 29174 genome:
- a CDS encoding Rrf2 family transcriptional regulator produces MKYSTKLSDTVHVMVLIAINQEKSLSSASIAESVHTNPGFVRQLMLKLKKAELMTSVAGHARPSLSKPAEQITLLDIYKAVEGDKPLLHLDTHTNPDCGVGINIQLSLQGFYNEIQKDAEEKMNTITLQDIIDTYYQRTSIENNLQNII; encoded by the coding sequence ATGAAATACTCAACGAAATTAAGTGATACTGTTCATGTGATGGTTCTGATTGCTATCAACCAGGAAAAATCCCTCTCCAGTGCCTCAATTGCAGAAAGTGTCCATACAAATCCCGGCTTTGTACGCCAGCTTATGTTAAAACTAAAAAAAGCGGAACTTATGACCAGTGTAGCCGGACATGCCCGTCCTTCTCTTTCAAAACCAGCAGAACAGATTACATTGCTGGATATTTATAAAGCAGTTGAAGGTGATAAACCTTTGCTTCATTTAGATACTCATACCAACCCTGATTGCGGCGTTGGCATTAACATTCAGTTATCTTTGCAGGGATTTTACAATGAAATTCAAAAGGATGCCGAAGAAAAAATGAATACGATTACTTTACAGGATATCATAGATACCTACTATCAGCGGACATCTATAGAAAATAACTTACAGAATATTATTTAA
- a CDS encoding GNAT family N-acetyltransferase, whose product MIIRKAKEKDIPRIIELLGQVLQIHADIRPDIFIPDTTKYTVEELTELLKNKEKPIYVAVNESDVCVGYAFCQLQEQPFSNNMVQFKSLFIDDLCVDQQARGQHIGESLFEHVKKEARKMHCYEVTLNVWSGNTSAEKFYEKMGMKTKERQMEYILDDL is encoded by the coding sequence ATGATTATCAGAAAAGCTAAAGAAAAAGATATTCCAAGAATTATAGAGCTATTAGGACAGGTGTTGCAGATCCATGCAGACATAAGACCTGATATTTTTATTCCCGATACAACAAAATATACAGTGGAAGAATTAACAGAGCTTTTGAAAAATAAAGAAAAACCGATATATGTTGCAGTGAACGAGTCTGATGTTTGTGTAGGGTATGCCTTTTGTCAATTGCAGGAACAGCCCTTCTCAAATAATATGGTGCAGTTTAAATCGCTTTTTATAGATGATCTATGCGTTGACCAGCAGGCACGAGGTCAGCATATCGGTGAAAGCTTGTTTGAGCATGTAAAAAAAGAAGCCAGGAAAATGCACTGCTATGAAGTGACATTAAATGTATGGTCAGGAAATACTTCAGCAGAAAAATTCTATGAAAAAATGGGAATGAAGACAAAAGAGAGGCAGATGGAATACATTCTGGATGATTTATGA
- a CDS encoding response regulator, whose translation MNIKNHNTNREKTVMRKQLRIAVFIAVLVGIVLMVFQYFRFVSKTIYEESVSHLTEVFHQSDNMLRELTDKNLTYLHMWGENLQDISNEDEIRDYIKKAQKDAGFMEFFFLSADGNYKMPTGETGYLGLQEDIGEDIRQGNDVIANAALPGKSQLLVFATPEAHGIYQGFEYDAIAIAYENSDIVEVLDISAFNGNAQSLIVHPNGRVVIDHSSESWGNVYNFFGLLREHSDMSEKEFNELLEKFKVGRTDAMLLNLDGGNYYLVYEKSNIQDWMFLGLVQADIVNASMNSLQRSTMLLVGVVVLCIAAFLISLIIQTNRTNLRRKDTEILYRDELFQKLSMNVDDVFLMLDAKTYQADYVSPNAEKLLGITAEQIRKDIRVLGKLHPAEHEDLEKNYLEEIQVHEQREGDFKYVHLKTGEKRWFHNIAMGSEVNGKKKYILVMSDRTSDWKMNQALSEAVRAAETANKAKSTFLSNMSHDIRTPMNAIIGFTTLAVSNIDDKKRVQDYLGKILSSSNHLLSLINDILDMSRIESGKIHLEETEVSLSEVLHDLKTIISGQIHAKQLELYMDVMDVTNEDVYCDKTRLNQVLLNLLSNAVKFTPAGGTVSVRIRQCHGTQKGSELYEIRVKDNGIGMSQEFVQKIFSPFERERTSTVSRTQGTGLGMAITKNIVDMMGGTIEVQTEQDKGTEFIVRLPFRTQPEHQRTEKIAELEGLKALVVDDDFNTCDSVTKMLVRVGMRSEWTLSGREAVLRARQSMELGDAFHAYIIDWRLPDMNGIEVTRQIRSLGDDTPIIILTAYDWSDIEAEAKAAGVTAFCAKPLFMSDIRETLMTAIGQSQSEPEDSVLPAAGSDFRGRCILLVEDNELNREIAVEILNEYGFLVDTAKNGAEAVEKVKNSEPGNYDLVLMDVQMPVMNGYEATKQIRALDNPALAGITILAMTANAFDEDRKKALECGMDGFLSKPIVIEELISTLHDNLLG comes from the coding sequence ATGAATATTAAGAATCATAATACAAACAGAGAAAAGACTGTTATGAGAAAACAGTTAAGGATTGCGGTCTTCATAGCTGTTTTGGTAGGAATTGTTTTGATGGTTTTCCAGTATTTCAGATTTGTGTCGAAAACTATTTATGAGGAAAGTGTTTCTCATCTGACAGAAGTTTTTCATCAGTCTGATAACATGCTGAGAGAACTGACAGATAAGAATCTGACATATCTTCATATGTGGGGCGAGAATCTGCAGGATATTTCCAACGAAGACGAAATCCGTGATTATATAAAGAAAGCGCAGAAAGATGCCGGCTTTATGGAATTCTTTTTTCTGTCAGCCGACGGGAACTATAAGATGCCAACAGGGGAAACCGGGTACCTTGGATTACAGGAAGATATTGGAGAGGATATCCGGCAGGGAAATGATGTGATAGCGAATGCGGCACTTCCCGGAAAATCACAGCTGCTTGTTTTTGCCACACCTGAGGCTCATGGAATATATCAGGGATTTGAATATGATGCGATTGCCATTGCCTATGAAAACTCTGATATCGTAGAAGTGCTGGATATTTCTGCTTTCAATGGAAATGCTCAGAGTTTAATTGTTCATCCGAATGGTCGTGTTGTGATTGATCATTCTTCGGAGTCATGGGGGAACGTGTATAATTTCTTTGGTCTTCTGAGAGAGCATTCTGATATGTCTGAAAAAGAGTTCAATGAACTTTTGGAGAAGTTTAAAGTGGGACGTACCGATGCGATGCTACTGAATCTGGATGGAGGAAATTATTATCTGGTCTATGAAAAATCGAATATTCAGGACTGGATGTTCCTGGGACTTGTCCAGGCGGATATCGTCAATGCCAGTATGAACAGTCTGCAGCGTAGTACAATGCTTCTTGTTGGTGTGGTGGTGCTCTGTATTGCTGCTTTTCTTATCAGTCTTATTATTCAAACAAACAGAACCAATCTCAGAAGAAAGGATACGGAGATCCTGTACCGTGATGAGCTGTTCCAAAAGCTTTCAATGAACGTGGATGACGTCTTTCTGATGTTGGATGCCAAAACATATCAGGCAGATTACGTCAGTCCAAATGCGGAAAAGCTGCTGGGGATTACGGCAGAGCAGATTCGTAAAGATATTCGTGTTCTGGGAAAACTGCATCCGGCAGAACATGAAGATCTAGAGAAGAATTATCTGGAGGAAATCCAGGTTCATGAACAGAGGGAAGGGGATTTTAAATATGTTCATCTGAAGACAGGGGAAAAACGCTGGTTCCATAATATTGCAATGGGCAGTGAGGTAAACGGGAAAAAGAAATATATCCTGGTTATGTCAGACCGTACCTCTGACTGGAAAATGAACCAGGCACTTTCTGAGGCAGTACGTGCGGCAGAGACAGCAAACAAGGCAAAGAGTACTTTCCTTTCCAACATGTCTCACGATATCCGGACACCAATGAATGCGATCATCGGTTTTACCACACTGGCAGTAAGCAATATTGATGATAAAAAAAGGGTTCAGGATTATCTGGGTAAGATACTTTCATCCAGCAACCATCTGCTCTCACTGATCAACGATATACTGGATATGAGCCGGATTGAGAGTGGAAAGATCCATCTGGAAGAAACGGAGGTCAGTCTGTCGGAGGTGCTTCATGACCTGAAGACGATCATCAGTGGTCAGATCCATGCAAAGCAGCTGGAACTTTATATGGATGTAATGGATGTTACAAATGAGGATGTCTATTGTGATAAGACGCGGCTGAACCAGGTGCTGCTGAATCTTTTGTCCAATGCAGTTAAGTTTACACCTGCAGGAGGAACCGTTTCTGTTCGGATCAGACAGTGTCATGGAACACAGAAAGGCAGTGAGCTGTACGAAATCCGGGTTAAGGATAATGGAATCGGTATGAGTCAGGAATTTGTACAGAAGATTTTTTCTCCTTTTGAGAGGGAGCGTACTTCCACAGTCAGCAGGACTCAGGGTACAGGACTTGGAATGGCCATTACCAAGAATATTGTGGATATGATGGGCGGTACTATTGAGGTTCAGACAGAGCAGGACAAAGGCACCGAATTTATAGTCCGTCTGCCATTTCGAACTCAGCCTGAGCATCAACGCACAGAGAAGATCGCAGAACTGGAAGGACTTAAGGCATTGGTTGTAGATGACGATTTTAATACCTGTGACAGTGTGACAAAAATGCTTGTGAGGGTTGGAATGCGCTCAGAATGGACACTTTCCGGCAGGGAAGCTGTTCTCCGTGCACGGCAGTCTATGGAACTGGGAGATGCCTTCCATGCGTATATCATTGACTGGCGTCTGCCGGATATGAATGGAATTGAAGTTACGCGTCAGATCCGCAGCCTTGGTGACGATACACCGATTATTATCCTGACTGCTTATGACTGGTCAGATATCGAAGCAGAAGCCAAAGCAGCAGGGGTGACTGCTTTCTGTGCGAAACCTCTGTTTATGTCAGATATCCGAGAAACCTTGATGACTGCCATCGGCCAGAGTCAGTCTGAACCAGAAGATTCGGTTCTTCCGGCAGCAGGTTCAGATTTCAGAGGCAGATGTATACTGCTTGTGGAAGATAATGAACTGAACAGAGAAATTGCGGTGGAGATCCTTAATGAATATGGATTCCTGGTTGATACTGCCAAAAATGGAGCAGAGGCAGTGGAGAAAGTTAAGAATTCGGAGCCAGGTAATTATGATCTGGTGCTGATGGATGTGCAGATGCCGGTAATGAACGGATATGAAGCTACGAAGCAGATCCGTGCTCTGGATAATCCGGCACTGGCGGGGATTACAATCCTTGCCATGACTGCCAATGCCTTTGATGAGGACAGAAAGAAAGCCCTGGAATGTGGCATGGATGGATTCTTATCCAAGCCAATAGTTATTGAAGAATTGATCAGTACCTTACACGACAATCTGCTGGGTTAG
- a CDS encoding AAA family ATPase produces MGHVIAISGKGGVGKTTLCGLLIQYLCESGKRPVLAVDADANANLNEVLGVEPEITLGELREEIERAGVDPRYQIPSGMTKQAYLEMRLSDAIAEEDDYDLMVMGRTQGQGCYCFVNGLVQTQVQKLQSHYPYIVVDNEAGMEHISRGILPMMEVAILVSDCSRRGVQAAGRIAKLMKELNFKPQKTGLIVNRVPDGKLDAGTLEEIRNQGLELLGVVPHDDQVYQYDCDGKPIIQLPKDSPVRSALGEIVKKLGL; encoded by the coding sequence ATGGGACATGTAATTGCAATATCAGGAAAAGGCGGCGTAGGAAAAACAACACTTTGTGGATTATTGATCCAGTATTTGTGTGAAAGTGGGAAACGTCCGGTTCTGGCCGTGGATGCAGATGCGAATGCCAATTTAAATGAAGTGCTTGGTGTGGAGCCGGAGATCACACTTGGAGAGCTGAGAGAAGAAATTGAGCGGGCAGGCGTAGATCCACGATATCAGATCCCATCCGGTATGACGAAACAGGCATATCTGGAAATGCGTCTTTCTGATGCGATTGCGGAAGAAGATGATTATGATCTGATGGTAATGGGGCGAACCCAGGGACAAGGCTGCTATTGTTTTGTAAATGGTCTTGTGCAGACCCAGGTTCAGAAACTGCAAAGCCATTATCCATATATTGTGGTTGATAACGAAGCAGGTATGGAACATATCAGCAGAGGAATCCTGCCAATGATGGAAGTTGCGATTCTTGTAAGTGACTGTTCCAGAAGAGGTGTTCAGGCAGCCGGACGTATTGCAAAGCTGATGAAGGAGTTAAACTTTAAACCACAGAAAACTGGATTAATCGTGAATCGTGTTCCAGATGGAAAACTGGATGCCGGAACTCTGGAAGAAATTCGAAATCAGGGACTGGAATTGTTAGGGGTTGTGCCACATGATGACCAGGTATATCAGTATGACTGTGATGGAAAGCCGATCATACAGCTTCCGAAAGATTCTCCTGTAAGAAGTGCACTGGGAGAAATTGTAAAGAAGTTGGGATTGTGA
- a CDS encoding DUF3786 domain-containing protein: MEYKNQTENRAFQEMLQAAVKRLQNRSGEDIAAKSGAVFHSSRNALEVLSFYETIEIQLPEFRINSNMDEWHYLILLHYLDMADGTEGSQKLITFGNLKDGLIRGTKFDRTAEQKLEKLLQDKEPEKIQKACTSLGAEFTETKADLCAVFPVLPRYPVTLKIWFADEEFPASGKLFLQDHADHYLSVEDAVTVGEILLQKLSEAFSSL, encoded by the coding sequence ATGGAATACAAAAATCAAACAGAAAATCGTGCATTTCAGGAAATGTTGCAGGCGGCAGTAAAACGGCTGCAAAATCGTTCTGGAGAGGATATTGCTGCAAAAAGTGGGGCTGTTTTTCATAGCAGCCGGAATGCGCTTGAAGTACTGAGTTTTTATGAAACGATTGAAATTCAACTCCCTGAGTTTCGTATTAACTCAAATATGGATGAATGGCATTATCTGATATTGCTGCATTATCTGGATATGGCCGATGGAACAGAAGGTTCACAGAAGCTCATTACTTTTGGTAACCTGAAAGATGGATTGATTCGAGGAACCAAGTTTGACCGGACTGCAGAGCAGAAACTGGAAAAACTTTTGCAGGACAAAGAGCCTGAGAAAATTCAGAAAGCATGTACAAGTCTGGGTGCAGAATTCACAGAGACAAAGGCGGATCTGTGTGCTGTTTTTCCAGTTCTGCCAAGATATCCGGTAACTTTAAAGATATGGTTTGCGGATGAAGAATTTCCTGCATCGGGAAAACTATTTCTTCAAGATCATGCCGATCATTATCTGAGTGTAGAAGATGCGGTAACAGTTGGAGAAATTTTACTGCAAAAATTATCGGAAGCATTTTCTTCCCTCTGA
- a CDS encoding TetR/AcrR family transcriptional regulator, with protein sequence MSEKTRKQDRRTRYTRQTIKNTFLELLTQKSFTKITVTEICKNAEINRGTFYLHYYDIHDVLSDIFNDMTQDMLTTVDHLFCLNQKSCSYPFCQKIQMESQYRALFLDDAIAPILLEKIAENTKEGYVTWLMSHSLLTFEQAESVFYFQMNGCLSINRLMLRNHCNDWKQIQTVIDKFIKAGLESFLIHDQREENASDNFCSKISPTVTASSTLR encoded by the coding sequence ATGTCAGAAAAAACCAGAAAACAAGATCGCCGTACCCGCTATACCAGGCAAACCATAAAAAATACGTTCTTAGAATTGTTAACGCAGAAAAGTTTTACGAAAATTACAGTTACAGAGATCTGCAAAAATGCTGAAATCAACCGTGGCACTTTTTATCTTCATTACTACGATATCCATGATGTATTATCAGATATTTTTAATGATATGACTCAGGATATGTTAACAACTGTAGATCATTTATTCTGTCTAAATCAAAAAAGCTGTTCCTATCCGTTCTGTCAGAAAATACAGATGGAATCACAATACAGGGCACTGTTTCTGGATGATGCAATTGCCCCTATTCTTCTGGAAAAAATAGCAGAAAATACAAAAGAAGGCTATGTGACCTGGCTTATGTCACACAGCCTCCTGACCTTTGAACAGGCAGAATCGGTTTTTTATTTTCAAATGAACGGCTGCCTTTCCATCAACAGACTGATGCTCCGCAATCACTGTAATGACTGGAAACAGATTCAGACAGTAATCGACAAATTTATCAAAGCCGGACTGGAAAGTTTTCTGATTCATGATCAGAGGGAAGAAAATGCTTCCGATAATTTTTGCAGTAAAATTTCTCCAACTGTTACCGCATCTTCTACACTCAGATAA
- a CDS encoding HD domain-containing phosphohydrolase — MDKRQKILIVDDAEFNRVILKEILGETYNYLEAENGNQAIQIVEENPEIDLMLLDINMPQMNGFGVLEWMNRFQWIDETPVIMISSEESVDTMRKAYEMGITDYITRPFDSVIVKKRVQNTLALYANQKRLVNVVVDQVYEKEENNNIMIGILSNVLGFRNSESSEHILHIKTATEMMLRKLVKVTDAYPLTEADIALITTASSLHDIGKVGIPEEILNKPGRLTDEEFKIMKTHSEIGASLIRDMRFPKDKPLVHTAWEICRWHHERWDGKGYPDGLKGEEIPISAQVVSIVDVYDALTSERCYKKAFDHDIAIRMILDGQCGQFNPVLLKCLKELSLQFSRMFTNKPDDNKQYYEAQRLSDEILREKSLPRKNYSQRVIKLMQEKIEFFKTNSGKTSIEYNVISGQLSIMNEKQQIICQKNDPKYDISNVFEVNREDIRQVSNLLDQTSIQNKEVLLHVMAKVENKRQMCALKLHTLWSPLKKDGYIGIVGYFESI, encoded by the coding sequence ATGGATAAAAGACAAAAAATACTTATTGTGGATGATGCGGAATTTAACAGGGTTATATTGAAGGAGATTCTCGGAGAAACTTATAATTATCTGGAAGCTGAAAATGGAAATCAGGCAATCCAGATAGTGGAAGAAAATCCGGAGATTGACCTGATGTTGTTGGATATCAACATGCCACAGATGAATGGTTTTGGAGTCCTGGAATGGATGAACCGTTTCCAATGGATCGATGAAACTCCAGTTATTATGATCTCCTCTGAAGAATCTGTTGATACTATGCGTAAAGCCTATGAGATGGGTATTACCGATTATATTACACGGCCTTTTGACTCTGTTATCGTAAAGAAAAGAGTCCAGAATACACTGGCACTTTATGCGAACCAAAAGCGTCTGGTAAATGTGGTTGTAGACCAGGTTTATGAAAAAGAAGAAAACAACAATATTATGATCGGAATTTTGAGTAATGTACTGGGATTTCGCAACAGCGAAAGCAGTGAGCACATTCTGCATATTAAAACAGCAACGGAAATGATGTTAAGAAAATTGGTAAAAGTAACAGATGCTTATCCTCTGACAGAGGCAGATATTGCTTTGATCACAACTGCATCCTCCCTTCATGATATCGGTAAAGTGGGTATTCCGGAAGAAATACTGAATAAACCGGGCAGGCTGACGGATGAAGAGTTTAAGATTATGAAAACCCACAGTGAGATAGGCGCATCCCTGATCCGGGATATGCGCTTCCCAAAGGATAAACCATTGGTGCATACTGCATGGGAAATCTGCAGATGGCATCATGAAAGATGGGATGGAAAGGGTTATCCGGATGGACTGAAGGGTGAAGAAATACCGATTTCTGCACAGGTTGTATCGATAGTCGATGTTTATGATGCACTTACCAGTGAAAGATGTTATAAGAAAGCATTTGATCATGATATAGCAATCCGAATGATCCTGGATGGGCAGTGTGGACAGTTTAATCCAGTTCTTCTTAAATGTCTGAAAGAACTCAGCCTTCAATTTTCCAGAATGTTTACTAATAAACCAGATGATAATAAACAGTATTATGAAGCGCAGAGACTCTCTGATGAAATACTTAGGGAAAAGTCTTTACCCCGTAAAAATTATTCCCAGCGTGTCATTAAGCTTATGCAGGAAAAGATTGAGTTTTTTAAAACGAATAGTGGAAAAACCTCCATTGAATACAATGTCATTTCAGGTCAGCTTAGTATAATGAATGAAAAACAGCAGATAATATGTCAAAAAAATGATCCGAAGTACGATATATCTAATGTGTTTGAAGTAAACAGAGAAGATATACGGCAAGTCAGTAATCTATTGGATCAGACATCAATACAGAATAAAGAGGTTTTATTGCACGTAATGGCAAAAGTAGAGAACAAAAGGCAGATGTGTGCTCTGAAGCTGCACACCCTATGGTCTCCTTTAAAGAAAGATGGTTATATAGGAATTGTTGGATATTTTGAGAGTATATAG
- a CDS encoding ABC transporter substrate-binding protein, whose protein sequence is MKKKKWNRVLAVLLMMVMSISLLSGCGGKSTEKEDAETITVYLWSTNLYEKYAPYIQEQLPDINVEFVVGNNDLDFYKFLKENGGLPDIITCCRFSLHDASPLKDSLMDLSTTNVAGAVYDTYLSSFMNEDGSVNWLPVCADAHGFVVNKDLFEKYDIPLPTDYESFVSACEAFEEVGIRGFTADYYYDYTCMETLQGLSASELSSVDGRKWRTTYSAPDNTKREGLDSTVWPKAFERMEQFIQDTGLSQDDLDMNYDDIVEMYQSGKLAMYFGSSAGVKMFQDQGINTTFLPFFQENGEKWIMTTPYFQVALNRDLTKDETRRKKAMKVLLTMLSADAQNRIVYDGQDLLSYSQDVDLKLTEYLKDVKPVIEENHMYIRIASNDFFSVSKDVVSKMISGEYDAEQAYQSFNSQLLEEEAISENIVLDLQKSYSNRFHSSGGNAAYSVMANTLRGIYGSDVLIATGNSFTGNVLKAGYTEKMAGDMIMPNGLSAYSSKMSGAELKETVKNFVEGYEGGFIPFNCGSLPVVSGISVEIKETDDGYTLSKVTKDGKQIQDDDTFTVTCLATPQHMEAYPTDENIVFDGGDTSVKDTWTGYISNGDAVLAEPEDYINVR, encoded by the coding sequence ATGAAAAAGAAAAAATGGAACAGAGTGTTGGCTGTACTTTTAATGATGGTGATGAGCATATCACTTCTTTCAGGCTGTGGCGGTAAAAGTACGGAAAAAGAAGATGCAGAAACAATCACGGTGTACTTATGGAGCACAAACCTGTATGAAAAATATGCACCATACATCCAGGAGCAGCTCCCGGATATCAATGTTGAATTTGTCGTAGGTAATAACGATCTGGATTTCTACAAATTTCTGAAGGAAAACGGTGGACTGCCGGATATTATAACCTGCTGTCGTTTTTCACTGCATGATGCAAGTCCGCTGAAAGACAGTCTGATGGATCTTTCCACAACTAATGTGGCAGGAGCTGTCTATGATACATATCTCAGTAGTTTTATGAATGAAGATGGAAGCGTAAACTGGCTTCCGGTGTGTGCAGATGCGCATGGTTTTGTAGTGAATAAAGACCTTTTTGAAAAATACGATATCCCGTTGCCAACAGATTATGAAAGCTTTGTCTCTGCCTGCGAGGCATTTGAAGAGGTGGGAATCCGTGGGTTTACTGCAGACTATTATTATGATTATACCTGTATGGAAACACTGCAGGGTCTGTCAGCATCAGAGCTGTCTTCTGTAGACGGACGCAAGTGGCGTACCACCTACAGTGCCCCGGATAATACAAAGAGAGAAGGTCTGGACAGTACTGTCTGGCCGAAGGCTTTTGAACGTATGGAGCAGTTCATCCAGGATACAGGGCTTAGCCAGGATGATCTGGATATGAATTATGACGATATAGTTGAGATGTATCAAAGCGGCAAGCTTGCCATGTACTTTGGCAGTTCTGCCGGTGTAAAAATGTTTCAGGATCAGGGCATAAACACGACATTTCTTCCATTCTTTCAGGAGAACGGTGAAAAGTGGATTATGACTACGCCATATTTCCAGGTGGCTTTAAACCGTGATCTGACAAAAGATGAAACACGCAGAAAGAAAGCAATGAAGGTGCTGCTCACAATGCTTTCAGCGGATGCGCAGAACAGGATTGTTTATGATGGGCAGGATCTGTTAAGCTACAGTCAGGATGTGGATCTTAAGCTTACAGAATATCTGAAGGATGTGAAACCTGTGATCGAAGAAAACCATATGTATATCCGCATTGCATCAAATGACTTTTTCTCCGTTTCCAAGGATGTGGTTTCAAAGATGATCTCAGGAGAGTACGATGCAGAGCAGGCATATCAGTCGTTTAATTCTCAGCTTCTTGAGGAAGAAGCTATTTCGGAGAATATCGTGCTGGATTTGCAGAAATCCTATTCCAATCGTTTTCATAGCAGTGGGGGCAATGCGGCATATTCAGTTATGGCAAACACTCTGCGCGGCATTTATGGATCAGATGTGCTGATCGCAACTGGAAACAGCTTTACGGGAAACGTGCTGAAAGCTGGATATACTGAAAAAATGGCAGGCGACATGATCATGCCAAATGGTCTTTCGGCTTACAGCAGCAAGATGAGCGGTGCTGAACTGAAAGAGACAGTTAAAAATTTTGTAGAAGGCTATGAGGGAGGCTTTATTCCGTTTAACTGTGGTTCTCTGCCTGTAGTCAGTGGTATTTCTGTGGAAATCAAAGAAACAGATGATGGTTACACATTGAGCAAAGTTACAAAGGACGGAAAACAAATTCAGGACGATGATACTTTTACAGTAACCTGCCTGGCGACACCACAACACATGGAGGCCTATCCGACAGACGAGAATATAGTATTTGACGGAGGAGATACTTCTGTGAAGGATACCTGGACAGGATATATTTCAAATGGTGATGCCGTTCTTGCAGAGCCAGAAGATTACATTAATGTGAGATGA
- a CDS encoding MATE family efflux transporter: protein MLNKKDFLKHASKLAFPIMIQNLIGTLVNIADTVMLGYVSQTAMAASSLANQYTFILFCLYYGMATGTSVLCAQYWGKGDKKTVERILGLAERISLIVSLVFFVISFTMPTTIMKIFTSSPDTIAAGSEYLRVISFSFMFMGFSQVFMSALRSIGKIMLPSVTYIVSLCVNVICNATFIFGLFGLPKLGVTGVALGTVIARITEVLICLIYSLRSSDVRFRIKYFFTKSGILFQDFMKIATPAVINDVVWSFASSAFAAILGHIGDDMVAANAVAVMVVNIGAIACRGFANATTIIVSQELGKDNIDTAREYGKRMLRITMVVSLIGCVIILALRPLILDFYRDKLTETAIYYLGIFIIMTTWRLVGEGINTCLICGCFRGGGDSRFGMIIDSIFMWLVAVPLTFLAAYVLKLPPIWVYFVMTLDEFEKMPVVFIHYFRGKWLTNITRDFD from the coding sequence ATGTTAAATAAAAAAGATTTCTTGAAACATGCATCAAAACTAGCTTTTCCGATCATGATCCAAAATCTGATCGGAACTCTGGTAAACATTGCCGATACGGTAATGCTTGGATATGTAAGCCAGACTGCCATGGCGGCTTCATCCCTTGCGAACCAGTATACTTTTATTCTTTTCTGTTTATATTATGGCATGGCCACGGGTACTTCAGTTTTATGTGCACAGTACTGGGGAAAAGGTGATAAAAAGACTGTAGAAAGAATTCTCGGCCTGGCGGAACGAATCTCACTGATCGTTTCTCTTGTATTTTTCGTGATTTCCTTCACAATGCCAACTACGATCATGAAGATCTTTACAAGCAGTCCGGATACGATTGCTGCCGGCAGTGAATACTTAAGGGTAATTTCATTTTCATTTATGTTTATGGGATTTTCTCAGGTTTTTATGAGTGCCCTTCGAAGTATCGGAAAAATAATGCTGCCATCTGTCACGTACATTGTTTCGCTTTGTGTCAATGTAATTTGTAATGCGACCTTTATCTTTGGTCTGTTTGGACTTCCAAAGCTTGGCGTTACTGGTGTGGCTCTTGGTACTGTCATTGCCAGAATCACAGAAGTACTGATCTGCCTCATCTATTCATTAAGAAGTTCCGATGTCAGATTCCGGATCAAATACTTCTTTACGAAATCAGGTATTCTGTTCCAGGACTTTATGAAAATTGCCACCCCGGCTGTAATAAATGATGTTGTCTGGAGTTTTGCCAGCTCAGCATTCGCAGCAATACTCGGCCATATTGGCGATGATATGGTTGCCGCAAATGCAGTTGCTGTCATGGTGGTAAATATTGGTGCGATCGCCTGTCGTGGTTTTGCCAATGCGACTACCATCATTGTCAGCCAGGAACTGGGTAAAGATAACATTGATACAGCAAGAGAATATGGAAAGCGCATGCTCAGGATAACAATGGTTGTGAGTCTGATCGGATGTGTCATTATTCTGGCGCTTCGTCCGCTAATACTGGATTTCTATCGGGATAAACTGACAGAGACGGCCATTTATTATCTTGGCATTTTTATAATTATGACAACCTGGCGTCTTGTGGGAGAAGGTATCAATACCTGCCTTATCTGCGGATGCTTCAGAGGTGGCGGTGATTCCAGATTTGGAATGATCATAGATTCCATATTTATGTGGCTTGTTGCAGTGCCGCTTACTTTCCTTGCCGCATATGTTTTAAAATTGCCTCCAATCTGGGTGTACTTTGTAATGACTCTGGATGAGTTCGAAAAAATGCCTGTGGTATTTATTCACTATTTCAGAGGCAAATGGCTCACAAATATTACCAGAGATTTTGATTGA